One window from the genome of Musa acuminata AAA Group cultivar baxijiao chromosome BXJ1-4, Cavendish_Baxijiao_AAA, whole genome shotgun sequence encodes:
- the LOC135666221 gene encoding cysteine-rich receptor-like protein kinase 44 isoform X1, with the protein MSSSSLAASLPLLLLVLLVVALNPTKTYSQDEPILTDCGDTNYTVPGPFASNLASLLSNLTSSTSGFATAVSDAASPSAAAYGLAQCRLDATPSQCASCLNSSATAAPARCPLRTSAAVRFDYCLLRYSDRDFFSQLNDDSINRLINSENVTDPTVFNSRLRDLMYDIASQAAAKTSRSGVGITNYSDFGNIYGMVQCTRDLSQDDCSLCLQQALAFLPYGRIGGQVVKVSCAVRFEIAPFFSFSVISPPPSPPSPPPSSPSAGTKSGKSKNTSRTVLIISIPIAASAVLIVAICLCIRRSKPIKRRLRNHVESVVAGRNYEEVRSVESLLFDLATLRSATNNFSDANKLGEGGFGPVYKGTLANGDDIAVKRLSRSSGQGLVEMKNEVILVARLQHRNLVRLLGCCLEEEEMLLVYEYLPNTSLDKWLFDPNRRGSLDWARRYKIIEGIARGLLYLHEDSRLRIVHRDLKASNILLDGEMNPKISDFGLAKLFNIDETQGNTSRIAGTYGYMAPEYAMHGFFSAKSDVFSYGVLILEILTGQKNSGHQGSGRFLDLLSYVWSHWNRGMALQVVDRSLHEQYGPQEALRCMHIGLLCVQEEPAERPGMASVVLMLSSASVTLPTPSPPAFYVHGSSIQEAADLLEADRAAQLPVKERWSENEVSISEMEPR; encoded by the exons atgtcctcctcctccttggctgCCTCTCTTCCATTGCTGCTGTTAGTTCTGCTTGTAGTAGCTTTGAATCCCACCAAAACCTATTCCCAGGATGAACCCATCCTCACGGACTGCGGCGACACCAACTACACCGTCCCCGGCCCCTTCGCCTCCAACCTGGCCTCCCTCCTCTCCAACCTCACCTCCTCCACCAGCGGCTTCGCCACCGCCGTCTCCGACGCCGCCTCCCCCTCCGCCGCGGCCTACGGCCTCGCCCAGTGCCGCCTCGACGCCACCCCCAGCCAGTGCGCCTCCTGCCTCAACAGCTCCGCCACTGCCGCTCCCGCCCGCTGCCCCCTCCGCACCTCCGCCGCCGTCCGCTTCGACTACTGCCTCCTCCGCTACTCCGACCGCGACTTCTTCTCCCAGCTCAATGACGACAGCATCAACCGTCTGATCAACTCCGAGAACGTCACGGACCCGACGGTGTTCAACAGCCGTTTGCGGGACCTGATGTACGACATCGCGTCGCAGGCGGCGGCCAAGACATCGAGGTCCGGGGTAGGGATCACCAACTACTCCGACTTTGGGAACATCTACGGCATGGTGCAGTGCACGCGCGACCTGTCGCAGGATGATTGCTCGTTGTGTCTCCAGCAAGCGTTGGCATTCCTTCCCTACGGTAGGATAGGGGGACAGGTGGTGAAGGTGAGCTGCGCTGTTAGGTTTGAGATCGCgcctttcttctccttctccgtcATCTCTCCTCCGCCATCGCCACCGTCGCCTCCTCCGTCGTCGCCATCAGCTGGCACCAAGTCTG GAAAAAGCAAAAACACCTCGAGAACAGTTCTCATCATATCCATTCCTATCGCTGCTTCAGCAGTGCTCATCGTTGCCATTTGTCTCTGCATACGACGAAGCAAACCAATTAAAAGAAGACTTCGTAA TCATGTTGAATCTGTCGTAGCAGGGCGCAATTACGAAGAAGTCAGAAGTGTGGAATCTCTACTATTTGATTTGGCCACACTTAGATCTGCCACAAACAACTTCTCTGATGCAAATAAGCTTGGAGAAGGTGGATTTGGACCAGTTTACAAG GGAACACTTGCGAATGGAGATGACATAGCTGTGAAAAGGCTTTCAAGGAGCTCAGGACAAGGGTTGGTAGAGATGAAGAACGAAGTGATTCTCGTTGCTAGATTACAGCACAGAAACCTTGTGAGATTACTGGGCTGTTGCTTAGAGGAGGAAGAAATGCTTCTCGTCTATGAGTACCTTCCCAACACAAGTCTTGACAAATGGCTATTTG ATCCTAACAGGAGGGGGTCATTAGACTGGGCGAGGAGGTACAAGATAATTGAAGGGATCGCTCGTGGTCTCCTCTATCTTCACGAAGATTCACGACTGAGGATAGTGCATAGGGATCTCAAAGCAAGTAATATCTTGTTGGATGGGGAGATGAACCCTAAGATCTCAGACTTCGGCCTCGCGAAGCTGTTCAACATCGACGAGACGCAGGGGAATACTAGCCGAATCGCCGGTACATA TGGATATATGGCACCGGAGTACGCAATGCATGGGTTCTTCTCGGCCAAATCAGATGTGTTCAGCTACGGCGTGCTAATTCTGGAGATCTTGACGGGCCAGAAGAATAGTGGTCATCAGGGATCTGGGAGATTTCTAGACCTGCTCAGCTAC GTCTGGAGCCATTGGAACAGAGGGATGGCGTTGCAGGTGGTCGACCGAAGCCTGCACGAGCAGTACGGACCACAGGAAGCACTGAGATGCATGCACATCGGTCTGCTGTGTGTCCAAGAAGAGCCGGCGGAGAGGCCGGGCATGGCATCTGTGGTGCTTATGCTCAGTAGTGCCTCTGTCACTCTCCCCACCCCTTCACCACCTGCTTTTTACGTCCATGGCAGCTCGATCCAAGAGG
- the LOC135666221 gene encoding cysteine-rich receptor-like protein kinase 44 isoform X2: MSSSSLAASLPLLLLVLLVVALNPTKTYSQDEPILTDCGDTNYTVPGPFASNLASLLSNLTSSTSGFATAVSDAASPSAAAYGLAQCRLDATPSQCASCLNSSATAAPARCPLRTSAAVRFDYCLLRYSDRDFFSQLNDDSINRLINSENVTDPTVFNSRLRDLMYDIASQAAAKTSRSGVGITNYSDFGNIYGMVQCTRDLSQDDCSLCLQQALAFLPYGRIGGQVVKVSCAVRFEIAPFFSFSVISPPPSPPSPPPSSPSAGTKSGKSKNTSRTVLIISIPIAASAVLIVAICLCIRRSKPIKRRLRRNYEEVRSVESLLFDLATLRSATNNFSDANKLGEGGFGPVYKGTLANGDDIAVKRLSRSSGQGLVEMKNEVILVARLQHRNLVRLLGCCLEEEEMLLVYEYLPNTSLDKWLFDPNRRGSLDWARRYKIIEGIARGLLYLHEDSRLRIVHRDLKASNILLDGEMNPKISDFGLAKLFNIDETQGNTSRIAGTYGYMAPEYAMHGFFSAKSDVFSYGVLILEILTGQKNSGHQGSGRFLDLLSYVWSHWNRGMALQVVDRSLHEQYGPQEALRCMHIGLLCVQEEPAERPGMASVVLMLSSASVTLPTPSPPAFYVHGSSIQEAADLLEADRAAQLPVKERWSENEVSISEMEPR, encoded by the exons atgtcctcctcctccttggctgCCTCTCTTCCATTGCTGCTGTTAGTTCTGCTTGTAGTAGCTTTGAATCCCACCAAAACCTATTCCCAGGATGAACCCATCCTCACGGACTGCGGCGACACCAACTACACCGTCCCCGGCCCCTTCGCCTCCAACCTGGCCTCCCTCCTCTCCAACCTCACCTCCTCCACCAGCGGCTTCGCCACCGCCGTCTCCGACGCCGCCTCCCCCTCCGCCGCGGCCTACGGCCTCGCCCAGTGCCGCCTCGACGCCACCCCCAGCCAGTGCGCCTCCTGCCTCAACAGCTCCGCCACTGCCGCTCCCGCCCGCTGCCCCCTCCGCACCTCCGCCGCCGTCCGCTTCGACTACTGCCTCCTCCGCTACTCCGACCGCGACTTCTTCTCCCAGCTCAATGACGACAGCATCAACCGTCTGATCAACTCCGAGAACGTCACGGACCCGACGGTGTTCAACAGCCGTTTGCGGGACCTGATGTACGACATCGCGTCGCAGGCGGCGGCCAAGACATCGAGGTCCGGGGTAGGGATCACCAACTACTCCGACTTTGGGAACATCTACGGCATGGTGCAGTGCACGCGCGACCTGTCGCAGGATGATTGCTCGTTGTGTCTCCAGCAAGCGTTGGCATTCCTTCCCTACGGTAGGATAGGGGGACAGGTGGTGAAGGTGAGCTGCGCTGTTAGGTTTGAGATCGCgcctttcttctccttctccgtcATCTCTCCTCCGCCATCGCCACCGTCGCCTCCTCCGTCGTCGCCATCAGCTGGCACCAAGTCTG GAAAAAGCAAAAACACCTCGAGAACAGTTCTCATCATATCCATTCCTATCGCTGCTTCAGCAGTGCTCATCGTTGCCATTTGTCTCTGCATACGACGAAGCAAACCAATTAAAAGAAGACTTC GGCGCAATTACGAAGAAGTCAGAAGTGTGGAATCTCTACTATTTGATTTGGCCACACTTAGATCTGCCACAAACAACTTCTCTGATGCAAATAAGCTTGGAGAAGGTGGATTTGGACCAGTTTACAAG GGAACACTTGCGAATGGAGATGACATAGCTGTGAAAAGGCTTTCAAGGAGCTCAGGACAAGGGTTGGTAGAGATGAAGAACGAAGTGATTCTCGTTGCTAGATTACAGCACAGAAACCTTGTGAGATTACTGGGCTGTTGCTTAGAGGAGGAAGAAATGCTTCTCGTCTATGAGTACCTTCCCAACACAAGTCTTGACAAATGGCTATTTG ATCCTAACAGGAGGGGGTCATTAGACTGGGCGAGGAGGTACAAGATAATTGAAGGGATCGCTCGTGGTCTCCTCTATCTTCACGAAGATTCACGACTGAGGATAGTGCATAGGGATCTCAAAGCAAGTAATATCTTGTTGGATGGGGAGATGAACCCTAAGATCTCAGACTTCGGCCTCGCGAAGCTGTTCAACATCGACGAGACGCAGGGGAATACTAGCCGAATCGCCGGTACATA TGGATATATGGCACCGGAGTACGCAATGCATGGGTTCTTCTCGGCCAAATCAGATGTGTTCAGCTACGGCGTGCTAATTCTGGAGATCTTGACGGGCCAGAAGAATAGTGGTCATCAGGGATCTGGGAGATTTCTAGACCTGCTCAGCTAC GTCTGGAGCCATTGGAACAGAGGGATGGCGTTGCAGGTGGTCGACCGAAGCCTGCACGAGCAGTACGGACCACAGGAAGCACTGAGATGCATGCACATCGGTCTGCTGTGTGTCCAAGAAGAGCCGGCGGAGAGGCCGGGCATGGCATCTGTGGTGCTTATGCTCAGTAGTGCCTCTGTCACTCTCCCCACCCCTTCACCACCTGCTTTTTACGTCCATGGCAGCTCGATCCAAGAGG
- the LOC103982860 gene encoding antimicrobial ginkbilobin-2-like protein, protein MHLLPSSSSSRLRLLSLALLLHVSFGVAAVDPLYAVCSTSRNYTANDAFGDNLRQLMFMLATKASPIGFALGSVGQGGARANGLALCRGDIKSTACTTCVRTAGARVRDLCPNNKDGIIWFDECMLRYSDVEFFGEIDFDHRFYMWNRENVSDAVMFDGKVENLMNRLKQKAYISPLLFATGEMEIGESQELYGLVQCTKDLSGGDCKKCLEAVIGELPSCCDGKRGGRVVGGSCNIRYELYPFFDA, encoded by the coding sequence ATGCATCTCcttccgtcgtcgtcgtcgtctcgtCTTCGCCTCCTCTCCTTGGCTCTTCTCCTCCACGTATCATTTGGCGTCGCCGCAGTCGATCCTCTCTACGCTGTTTGCTCGACCTCTAGAAACTACACGGCAAACGACGCCTTCGGCGACAACTTGCGTCAACTCATGTTCATGCTTGCTACAAAAGCCTCACCCATCGGCTTCGCGCTTGGCTCCGTCGGCCAAGGCGGTGCTAGGGCGAACGGGCTCGCACTGTGTCGGGGCGACATCAAGAGCACAGCGTGCACGACGTGCGTCCGCACAGCCGGCGCACGAGTCCGCGATTTGTGCCCCAACAACAAGGACGGGATCATATGGTTCGATGAGTGCATGTTGCGGTACTCGGACGTCGAGTTCTTCGGGGAGATCGACTTTGACCATAGGTTCTACATGTGGAACAGGGAGAACGTTTCTGACGCTGTCATGTTCGATGGCAAGGTGGAGAACTTGATGAACAGGCTGAAGCAGAAGGCGTACATCTCGCCGCTGTTGTTTGCCACCGGAGAGATGGAGATCGGAGAGTCGCAAGAGCTCTACGGATTGGTTCAGTGTACGAAAGATCTATCTGGCGGTGACTGCAAGAAGTGCCTCGAAGCCGTCATTGGTGAGCTTCCCAGCTGCTGCGATGGGAAGCGAGGAGGAAGGGTGGTAGGCGGCAGCTGTAATATAAGATATGAGTTGTACCCCTTCTTTGATGCTTAG
- the LOC135672607 gene encoding peroxidase 1-like has protein sequence MASKALFVFFLPLVLSPFFSGCAEAQGGLRVGYYNQKCPKAEAIINAEMRKIIKYAPSLGGPLLRLHFHDCFVRGCDASVLLNSANGQAAEKDGIPNQSLGGYGVIDVVKVKLEKACPGVVSCADILALVARDVVALSKGPYWQVPTGRRDGTVSIASEAFQLPRPTDGISQLIQNFAGKGLSVQDLVVLSGAHTIGVSHCSSFSSRIYGSDPSIDPKYAATLRMKCKPKDLTTLVQMDPGSVTTFDTGYYKQVSGNRGLLNSDAALLQNPQTKAYVLRQATGSASEFFKDFGDSMVKMGNIGVLTGAAGQIRKKCFAVN, from the exons ATGGCTTCCAAGGctctcttcgtcttcttcctccctttGGTTCTCTCTCCCTTCTTCTCAGGCTGTGCGGAGGCCCAAGGCGGCCTACGTGTTGGGTACTACAACCAGAAATGCCCTAAAGCCGAGGCCATCATTAATGCTGAGATGAGGAAGATCATCAAGTACGCACCAAGTCTTGGCGGTCCACTGCTGAGGTTGCACTTCCATGATTGTTTTGTAAGG GGATGCGATGCTTCAGTTCTACTGAACTCTGCTAACGGGCAGGCAGCCGAGAAGGACGGGATTCCGAATCAAAGCCTCGGAGGGTACGGCGTGATCGATGTTGTGAAGGTCAAGCTCGAGAAGGCTTGCCCAGGGGTCGTCTCCTGCGCCGATATCCTCGCCCTTGTGGCCAGGGACGTGGTAGCTTTG AGCAAAGGCCCTTATTGGCAGGTACCGACTGGGCGAAGAGATGGCACGGTATCGATCGCCAGTGAGGCCTTTCAGCTGCCGCGACCCACCGACGGAATCTCTCAGCTGATCCAAAATTTTGCTGGCAAGGGATTAAGTGTGCAGGACCTCGTAGTTCTATCAG GTGCACACACGATCGGGGTCTCTCACTGTTCCTCCTTCTCCAGCCGCATCTACGGCTCCGATCCCAGCATCGACCCCAAGTACGCAGCAACGCTAAGGATGAAGTGCAAACCCAAGGACCTGACCACCCTCGTGCAGATGGATCCTGGGAGCGTCACCACGTTCGACACGGGGTACTACAAGCAGGTGTCGGGGAATAGAGGGCTGCTCAACTCCGACGCGGCTCTGCTGCAGAACCCGCAAACGAAAGCGTACGTGCTGCGCCAGGCGACTGGATCTGCGTCGGAGTTCTTCAAGGATTTCGGCGACTCCATGGTCAAAATGGGGAACATTGGCGTGCTCACCGGCGCAGCGGGACAGATCAGGAAGAAGTGTTTTGCTGTTAATTAG